The proteins below come from a single Gimesia alba genomic window:
- a CDS encoding right-handed parallel beta-helix repeat-containing protein encodes MSESRGDTYYVNNQTGNDSNDGLSPESAVATIAKAIQLSKTSDRLELKNTGIAYREPMLFRRLGGQPDRPFEVEGNGAVLSGLKAIDVSRWQTVKDNLYVLTLESTPYGNPYLVSQGKRLAQAKSLDSIKLEQHFWDRKLNKVYLLCASGKQPADYELAATLTTSGFTLGSASYIICRNLICEHFSNDGFNIHGDCRGIRLENVIARHNGDDGISIHESGGLMVQNAYVHDNFYGIQDVNASRSVYNGVLAERNQIGVSLVGGYHSLVDCQIRNSVQKEIDIAGSNPKHLIGAEQNPLCKTILFAQNVSLFGNGNQMGLSVRNGASAIMESSVISGSKMGLFVDRNSQCHLSRTVITECPVILNTESKHAFFDFNIYGAGQINWLGMIFQPNQWVDFLKDSHSDQHSKMGKVMVAEDGTVSIPADSTAFGMEKKVGPTAPFAFSLPSN; translated from the coding sequence TTGTCAGAATCCCGAGGCGATACCTACTACGTTAATAACCAAACCGGCAACGATTCCAATGATGGACTGTCGCCGGAATCGGCTGTAGCAACCATCGCCAAGGCCATTCAACTCTCCAAGACGAGTGACCGACTGGAACTCAAAAACACGGGAATCGCTTATCGAGAACCAATGCTTTTTCGTCGGCTTGGCGGGCAGCCAGACCGTCCCTTTGAAGTGGAAGGGAATGGCGCTGTCTTGTCCGGGTTAAAAGCGATTGATGTGTCACGATGGCAGACTGTGAAGGATAACCTCTATGTGCTGACACTTGAGAGTACGCCGTATGGAAATCCTTATCTTGTCTCTCAAGGGAAACGACTGGCGCAAGCCAAAAGCCTGGATTCCATTAAACTCGAACAGCATTTCTGGGATCGGAAATTAAATAAAGTTTATCTTCTTTGTGCTTCAGGCAAACAGCCAGCTGATTATGAATTAGCAGCTACCCTCACTACCAGCGGGTTCACACTGGGTAGTGCCAGCTATATCATCTGTCGTAATTTGATCTGCGAGCACTTTTCCAATGACGGTTTTAATATCCATGGCGACTGCCGGGGGATTCGACTGGAAAATGTGATTGCGCGACATAACGGCGATGATGGAATCTCGATTCATGAGTCGGGCGGGTTAATGGTCCAAAATGCTTATGTTCATGATAATTTTTATGGCATCCAAGATGTGAATGCGTCCCGTTCCGTCTATAACGGCGTGCTTGCAGAACGCAACCAGATCGGCGTCAGCCTGGTGGGCGGCTATCATTCTCTTGTTGACTGCCAGATTCGAAACAGCGTTCAAAAAGAAATCGACATCGCTGGCTCGAATCCCAAGCATCTGATTGGCGCTGAACAGAACCCGCTCTGTAAAACTATTTTGTTTGCTCAGAACGTATCCCTGTTTGGCAATGGGAACCAGATGGGACTCAGCGTTCGGAATGGCGCTTCGGCCATCATGGAATCCTCTGTGATCAGTGGCTCCAAGATGGGGCTTTTTGTGGATCGAAATAGTCAGTGCCACTTGTCTCGAACAGTCATCACCGAGTGTCCTGTGATTCTCAATACAGAATCAAAACATGCCTTTTTCGACTTTAATATCTATGGAGCAGGACAAATCAACTGGCTGGGAATGATATTTCAACCCAATCAGTGGGTCGACTTTCTCAAAGATTCTCACAGCGATCAGCACTCAAAAATGGGAAAAGTAATGGTCGCAGAGGATGGCACCGTAAGTATTCCCGCTGATTCGACCGCTTTTGGTATGGAGAAAAAAGTCGGTCCTACGGCTCCTTTTGCTTTTTCGCTACCTTCGAATTAA
- the cysK gene encoding cysteine synthase A, translating into MPIYHDNSETIGHTPLVKINHLTEGLKATVLAKIEGRNPAYSVKCRIGANMIWDAEKSGKLKPGMQVVEPTSGNTGIALSFVCAARGYKLTLTMPDSMSVERRLMLKGFGANLVLTPGADGMKGAIQKAEELAANPEFFMPQQFENPANPEIHVKTTGPEILKDTEGKVDYFVAGVGTGGTITGVSRFLKEEQGLNVKSIAVEPTSSPVLSGGEPGKHKIQGIGAGFIPVNCDTSLIDEVIQVTDDEAFEMASKIARQEGITCGISCGAAMHAALEIAKRPEAVGKTIVVILPDSGERYLSTPLFDDAR; encoded by the coding sequence ATGCCCATTTATCACGATAACTCCGAAACAATCGGCCATACCCCTCTGGTGAAAATCAACCACTTAACCGAGGGACTCAAGGCAACGGTACTTGCAAAAATTGAAGGACGAAATCCAGCTTACAGTGTAAAGTGCCGAATCGGTGCCAATATGATCTGGGACGCAGAAAAGAGTGGCAAATTAAAACCTGGCATGCAGGTCGTTGAACCAACCAGTGGAAATACAGGGATTGCGCTCTCATTTGTTTGTGCAGCGCGTGGTTACAAATTAACACTGACAATGCCAGACTCCATGTCCGTTGAACGCCGTTTAATGTTGAAGGGTTTTGGAGCCAACCTGGTACTGACACCCGGCGCCGATGGAATGAAAGGAGCCATTCAAAAAGCGGAAGAATTAGCGGCGAACCCGGAATTCTTTATGCCTCAGCAATTTGAAAATCCCGCGAATCCGGAAATTCACGTTAAAACCACAGGTCCGGAAATACTCAAAGACACCGAAGGAAAGGTCGATTACTTTGTCGCTGGTGTAGGCACGGGCGGTACGATTACTGGTGTCTCTCGATTCCTGAAAGAGGAACAAGGACTGAATGTCAAATCCATCGCTGTCGAGCCTACCAGCAGCCCTGTTCTTTCTGGAGGAGAACCCGGGAAACACAAAATCCAGGGAATTGGAGCGGGCTTCATTCCGGTAAACTGTGATACTTCACTCATAGATGAAGTAATCCAGGTAACCGACGACGAAGCATTTGAGATGGCGAGTAAAATAGCGCGTCAGGAAGGAATCACGTGTGGAATCAGCTGTGGTGCAGCAATGCATGCCGCTCTGGAAATTGCCAAACGCCCTGAAGCAGTAGGAAAAACGATTGTCGTGATTTTGCCTGATTCAGGAGAGCGGTACCTATCCACCCCACTATTTGATGATGCTCGTTAA
- a CDS encoding trans-sulfuration enzyme family protein, translating to MRFETKCVHTGVDKDGTFNSCTTPIYTTSTFYWDSLENHKGFDYTRSGNPTRSAMEENIAALEGGVSCRATATGMAAITLVMHLFKPGDHIIAGDDIYGGTYRLFADVFTKWGITFSFIKMSDAETVRSAITPDTKAIWIETPSNPLLNLVDIQAVTKIASETDSNIITIADNTFCSPYLQRPIEFGVDIVLHSTTKYLNGHSDVVGGCVVSRTEELAERVAYHSNALGLGCSPFDAWLVLRGVKTLAPRMEAHQRGAMALARMLETHPKVERVYYPGLESHPHHELAKRQQDGFGGMLSFDVKDGRPVAEKVMLNTKLFLLAESLGGVESLIEYPESMSHASMTQEARRAAGITEKTVRVSVGIESPEDLVADLKQALDS from the coding sequence ATGCGTTTTGAAACCAAGTGTGTTCATACCGGAGTTGATAAAGACGGCACGTTTAACAGCTGTACAACCCCGATCTATACCACCTCAACGTTTTACTGGGACAGCCTGGAAAACCACAAAGGCTTTGACTATACACGCAGTGGAAACCCAACTCGGAGTGCGATGGAAGAAAATATCGCCGCTTTGGAAGGTGGTGTTTCGTGCCGGGCGACTGCAACGGGAATGGCCGCGATCACTTTGGTAATGCACCTGTTCAAACCCGGCGATCATATTATTGCCGGAGACGACATTTATGGCGGTACTTATCGCTTATTTGCAGATGTTTTTACGAAATGGGGAATCACATTTTCCTTCATCAAAATGAGCGATGCTGAAACCGTGAGATCAGCAATCACTCCGGATACGAAAGCGATTTGGATCGAGACGCCTAGTAACCCTTTGTTAAATCTGGTCGACATTCAGGCTGTCACGAAAATTGCATCGGAAACTGATTCCAACATTATCACCATTGCTGACAACACATTTTGTTCCCCTTATCTTCAAAGACCGATCGAATTCGGTGTCGACATTGTATTACATTCAACCACAAAATATTTGAATGGTCACTCAGACGTGGTCGGCGGTTGTGTGGTCTCACGTACTGAAGAACTGGCCGAGCGTGTTGCCTATCATTCAAACGCACTTGGGCTAGGGTGTTCCCCCTTTGACGCCTGGCTGGTTTTACGTGGTGTTAAAACGTTAGCACCACGGATGGAAGCACACCAACGCGGTGCGATGGCTTTGGCACGCATGCTGGAGACACACCCCAAAGTGGAACGGGTCTACTATCCGGGACTGGAATCCCATCCGCATCATGAATTAGCCAAACGTCAGCAGGACGGCTTTGGAGGCATGTTGAGTTTTGACGTGAAGGACGGGCGTCCGGTTGCTGAAAAAGTGATGCTCAATACGAAATTGTTCCTGCTGGCTGAATCTCTGGGTGGCGTCGAATCTCTGATTGAATATCCGGAAAGCATGAGCCACGCATCCATGACCCAGGAAGCACGTCGTGCGGCCGGTATTACGGAAAAAACAGTTCGAGTTTCTGTAGGAATTGAAAGCCCCGAAGATCTTGTTGCTGACTTGAAACAGGCGTTAGACAGCTAA
- a CDS encoding tetratricopeptide repeat protein — protein MSIDSYDPCPCNSGKKYKFCCHSIGDEISKISHLHETHQTATALQLLDRLKKNFPDQPLSYITEAQILMAERRFEDALKPLEQCLEHDPNHPAAHSLLATSTFLALGYKQAQKTIYTALQKCAAIDVSLATPLAISIAIALQMRGYFLAAREHFALAMRVASQEYKQNLFMNLLEFDGDDQIPYQFRGVHVLERCPIENSEQQETFEKAQRLANLGCYRLAADLFKQLAEATNQATLWKNAAFCYAWATDEIQAAELFHKAATIEEDFAESVELETLAQLLDLNNTGEVVESIEKVYELDSLSKFLTILEKHPQLLRGNVPPPEQEQELDERTPVAYFQIIDTPIDMESKGEDITLENVPVVIGDIDVFDADRQLGQPGLVRLYAYEGDQLTTAEKLFDEALGENGKKESGLKVVEQDDEISSNPLSPIPAEQWPLFFRWSFPQKMPIIKRRELEAQQWKKLISETWSNTKLAGLDDKTPQDAAGNEEQRVPLTAAAYVLDAQVLALGHFLNFDELDPSLGISELPVLSVNESSHFNTCSSMTQNRIPVKALTESQLMYVFNRALLIRHPRFLYDVLIEILNRDECKKEVDLDRVYSTLTEICHKRNQREEMLSWIHKGQENAKAQSDNAFESELQWKMRELSFRLEDTTDPDLSDFMKQIWDQYGKKTPQIKEYLKAFTQAFDLDLPWMNEATLLDQGSVSGQTSAEGIWAPGEGAPDSESDSGQKLWLPGQS, from the coding sequence ATGAGTATCGATTCATACGATCCTTGCCCCTGCAATAGCGGAAAGAAATACAAATTTTGCTGCCATTCCATTGGCGACGAAATCAGTAAAATTTCGCATCTGCATGAAACGCACCAGACAGCAACTGCACTCCAGTTGCTGGATCGGCTCAAAAAGAATTTTCCAGATCAGCCTTTGAGCTATATCACCGAAGCCCAGATTCTGATGGCGGAACGGCGATTTGAAGATGCCTTGAAGCCTCTGGAACAATGCCTGGAACATGACCCGAATCATCCGGCAGCCCATTCATTGCTCGCCACTTCGACATTTCTTGCACTAGGATATAAGCAAGCACAAAAAACCATCTATACTGCGTTGCAAAAATGTGCCGCCATTGATGTGAGCCTGGCAACGCCTTTGGCGATCAGTATTGCGATCGCACTTCAGATGCGCGGTTATTTTCTGGCGGCACGAGAACATTTTGCGCTGGCAATGCGCGTCGCATCTCAGGAGTATAAGCAAAACCTGTTTATGAACCTGCTGGAATTTGATGGCGATGATCAAATCCCTTATCAATTTCGCGGAGTGCACGTTCTGGAGCGCTGCCCGATTGAAAATAGTGAGCAGCAGGAAACTTTTGAAAAAGCGCAACGACTCGCCAACCTGGGCTGCTATCGATTAGCTGCAGATTTATTCAAACAACTTGCCGAAGCAACCAATCAGGCCACTCTGTGGAAAAATGCCGCATTTTGCTATGCCTGGGCTACGGACGAAATTCAAGCCGCTGAACTGTTTCATAAAGCTGCGACAATCGAAGAAGATTTTGCCGAATCAGTCGAACTGGAAACGCTGGCACAACTGCTTGATTTGAATAATACGGGCGAAGTCGTTGAGTCGATTGAAAAAGTATATGAACTCGATTCCCTCTCCAAATTTCTGACGATTTTGGAAAAACATCCTCAGCTCTTGCGGGGAAATGTGCCTCCCCCAGAACAAGAACAGGAATTAGATGAACGCACTCCTGTTGCCTACTTTCAAATTATCGATACACCCATTGATATGGAATCAAAGGGTGAGGATATCACGCTTGAAAATGTTCCGGTTGTGATTGGTGATATCGATGTCTTTGATGCCGACAGGCAGTTGGGACAACCGGGCCTCGTCCGACTGTATGCTTATGAGGGTGATCAGCTCACAACAGCAGAGAAACTGTTTGACGAAGCCTTGGGAGAGAACGGTAAAAAAGAGTCTGGCTTAAAGGTCGTTGAACAAGATGATGAGATCTCAAGTAATCCTCTTTCTCCTATCCCCGCTGAGCAATGGCCTCTATTTTTCCGGTGGAGTTTTCCACAAAAAATGCCCATTATCAAACGGAGAGAACTAGAAGCGCAGCAATGGAAAAAACTGATCTCGGAAACCTGGTCAAACACCAAATTAGCAGGTCTCGATGATAAAACTCCACAAGACGCTGCTGGCAACGAGGAGCAGAGGGTTCCTTTAACGGCGGCCGCTTATGTACTCGATGCTCAGGTACTGGCGCTGGGGCATTTCCTGAACTTCGATGAGCTTGATCCCAGCCTGGGCATTTCTGAGCTGCCTGTTTTAAGTGTGAACGAATCCTCTCATTTTAACACTTGCTCTTCCATGACCCAAAATCGAATTCCCGTCAAAGCGCTCACTGAGTCACAGTTAATGTATGTATTTAACCGTGCGTTACTCATTCGGCACCCACGCTTCCTTTATGACGTATTAATCGAAATTCTGAACCGTGACGAATGTAAAAAAGAAGTCGATCTGGATCGCGTTTACTCAACATTGACCGAAATTTGTCATAAACGAAACCAACGGGAAGAAATGCTTTCCTGGATTCATAAGGGACAGGAAAATGCCAAGGCTCAGTCCGACAATGCCTTTGAGAGTGAGCTTCAATGGAAAATGCGAGAGCTCTCATTCCGCTTGGAAGACACTACTGATCCGGACCTCTCAGATTTCATGAAACAAATCTGGGATCAATATGGCAAAAAGACACCACAGATCAAAGAATATCTTAAAGCGTTCACTCAGGCATTCGATCTGGACTTACCCTGGATGAACGAGGCAACACTTTTAGACCAGGGAAGCGTTTCTGGCCAGACATCAGCCGAAGGCATCTGGGCTCCGGGAGAAGGTGCACCGGATAGTGAATCTGATTCCGGACAGAAACTTTGGTTGCCCGGACAATCTTAA
- the ribD gene encoding bifunctional diaminohydroxyphosphoribosylaminopyrimidine deaminase/5-amino-6-(5-phosphoribosylamino)uracil reductase RibD, with translation MDTTKQFSNPEAVMQHALDLACLGTGSVEPNPAVGSVIVDENLQLIGEGYHQQYGGPHAEIHALSMAGTRAKGATIYVTLEPCCHQGKTGPCSQAIIQAGVKKAVIAMRDPAPHVDGGGIAELQQAGIEVELGLLESAAQKLVRPFVKRVSTGLPWVHAKWAMTLDGKIATRTGHSQWISNEHSRELVHQLRGRMDAIMVGQQTAVKDDPLLTARPAGRRTPARIVVDSQAALSCQSKLVQSIEDAPVIVIAHESAPSDNIKQLEQAGVEVLLFSNSTPQTAQPDLKQCLLELGRKEMTNILIEGGGSLLGSCFDARLIDEVHVFIAPKIVGGKAAITPLAGQGLDTIPQFQNITEYQIRTLESDIYVQGQIEYQA, from the coding sequence GTGGATACCACCAAACAGTTTTCCAATCCAGAAGCCGTGATGCAACATGCGCTCGACCTGGCCTGTCTGGGAACAGGGTCTGTTGAACCCAATCCTGCTGTCGGGTCGGTCATTGTTGATGAAAACCTGCAATTGATCGGCGAAGGGTATCACCAACAGTACGGCGGGCCTCATGCCGAAATCCATGCTTTATCCATGGCAGGAACACGGGCAAAGGGAGCCACGATCTATGTCACCCTGGAACCCTGTTGTCATCAGGGAAAAACAGGACCATGCTCCCAGGCAATTATTCAGGCGGGGGTTAAAAAAGCCGTGATTGCGATGCGCGACCCTGCGCCACACGTTGACGGTGGTGGAATTGCCGAGTTGCAACAAGCTGGAATCGAAGTCGAGTTGGGGCTACTGGAATCGGCTGCACAAAAACTGGTGCGTCCTTTTGTAAAGCGTGTCAGCACAGGTTTGCCTTGGGTTCATGCGAAATGGGCAATGACGCTGGATGGAAAAATTGCAACCCGAACTGGTCACTCACAGTGGATTTCGAATGAACATTCGCGTGAGCTGGTCCACCAGCTTCGTGGCCGTATGGATGCAATCATGGTCGGTCAACAAACAGCGGTAAAAGACGACCCGCTGCTCACAGCGCGGCCTGCTGGCCGCAGAACGCCTGCGCGCATCGTTGTTGATTCACAAGCGGCGCTCTCCTGCCAGTCAAAACTGGTTCAGTCAATTGAAGATGCGCCGGTCATAGTCATTGCACACGAATCGGCTCCGTCTGACAACATCAAGCAGCTTGAACAGGCGGGTGTCGAAGTCTTACTGTTTTCAAATTCAACACCACAAACGGCTCAGCCAGATTTGAAACAATGCCTACTGGAATTAGGCCGCAAAGAGATGACGAACATTCTCATCGAAGGTGGGGGAAGCCTGCTGGGCTCTTGCTTTGATGCTCGGCTGATCGATGAAGTTCACGTCTTCATTGCACCTAAGATCGTGGGCGGCAAAGCAGCGATCACTCCGCTTGCAGGCCAGGGACTAGACACGATTCCGCAATTTCAGAACATCACTGAATACCAGATTCGGACACTGGAATCGGACATCTATGTGCAAGGCCAGATTGAATATCAAGCCTAG
- the thrC gene encoding threonine synthase, with the protein MSTVSTEIAYQKCISPACAATYSLDEVLTGCPKCGELLDVSYNWDQVPVPQSLRDFEKRWSNRNHPIDFSGVWRFRELLPFAQDDQIITIGEGQTMLKASNPVAKYAGLNDDCLYLQYEGLNPSGSFKDNGMTAASTHAVMVGAKVAACASTGNTSASLAVYASVAQKFKVVVFVGSGKIALGKLSQALDYGAKTVQIQGDFDDALARVREVCNEEGIYLCNSVNPFRLEGQKSIMFRVLESLNWEVPDWIVVPGGNLGNSSAFGKAFMELKALGLIDRIPRLAIINAQGADTLYQLYEQEGLRWNGGNYDRAASTDFFSQMDQENRRASTLASAIEINRPVNFSKSLRALDVCDGVVREVTDQQILDAKAQVGAGGLGCEPASAASVAGAKLLKSEGVIASSDRVVCILTGHQLKDPNATVAYHSATDEHMDEKLTSHGVNKAPFSNGPIVVENDLDKIIKVIRSL; encoded by the coding sequence ATTTCTACTGTATCGACTGAAATTGCTTACCAGAAATGCATTTCACCCGCGTGTGCAGCAACCTATTCGCTTGACGAAGTCTTAACTGGTTGTCCAAAGTGTGGGGAGTTACTGGATGTTTCATATAACTGGGATCAGGTTCCAGTTCCTCAGTCTCTGCGCGATTTTGAAAAACGCTGGAGTAATCGAAATCATCCTATTGATTTCAGTGGCGTCTGGCGATTTCGTGAGCTGCTTCCCTTTGCTCAGGATGATCAGATCATTACGATCGGCGAGGGACAGACGATGCTGAAAGCGTCGAACCCCGTTGCAAAGTATGCCGGTCTGAATGATGACTGCCTTTATCTGCAGTACGAAGGCCTGAATCCGTCTGGTAGTTTCAAAGATAATGGAATGACGGCGGCATCCACACATGCTGTGATGGTTGGTGCCAAAGTTGCGGCCTGTGCGTCCACAGGGAATACCAGCGCTTCACTAGCCGTTTATGCCAGTGTCGCTCAAAAGTTTAAAGTCGTTGTATTTGTTGGTAGTGGAAAAATTGCCTTAGGAAAATTGTCGCAAGCACTCGACTATGGTGCAAAAACCGTTCAGATTCAGGGGGACTTTGATGATGCTTTGGCGCGTGTTCGCGAAGTCTGTAATGAAGAAGGAATCTATTTGTGTAACAGCGTGAATCCATTTCGACTAGAAGGTCAGAAATCGATTATGTTCCGTGTGCTGGAAAGTCTCAACTGGGAAGTACCAGACTGGATTGTCGTGCCCGGTGGGAATTTGGGAAATTCCAGTGCGTTCGGTAAAGCGTTTATGGAACTGAAGGCGCTGGGGCTCATCGACCGGATTCCTCGTCTGGCGATTATCAATGCCCAGGGAGCCGACACGCTCTATCAGCTTTACGAACAGGAGGGGCTACGCTGGAATGGCGGAAATTATGACCGCGCCGCTTCTACTGACTTCTTTTCTCAAATGGATCAGGAAAACCGACGCGCTTCCACTCTGGCCAGTGCCATTGAAATTAACCGTCCTGTGAATTTTTCTAAATCGTTACGAGCTCTTGATGTATGCGATGGTGTCGTACGCGAAGTGACAGATCAGCAGATTCTGGATGCCAAAGCACAAGTCGGGGCCGGCGGTCTCGGTTGTGAACCAGCAAGTGCTGCGAGTGTCGCTGGAGCCAAGCTACTCAAAAGTGAAGGGGTTATTGCCTCCAGTGATCGCGTTGTTTGTATTCTCACGGGACATCAATTAAAAGATCCCAATGCGACAGTGGCTTACCATTCAGCGACTGATGAACATATGGATGAAAAATTGACAAGCCACGGCGTTAACAAAGCGCCTTTTTCGAACGGACCTATTGTCGTCGAGAATGATTTAGATAAAATAATAAAAGTCATTCGATCTTTATAA
- a CDS encoding M24 family metallopeptidase produces MFELSKVQAALDQFSLDGWLFYDFRGSNVLSRRILDIPEDAMGSRRFFYFVPQSGQPVKLVHRIESEALDHLPGEKIVYLKWQELEAGIETMLREVNSIAMEYSPRNANPYISRVDAGTVELVRESVESIVPSGDLVQLFEAVWDREQWELHQKAGVETDKAFKIAWAFIAGQIREQGSVEEAAVCDIIMQHFNQTGLTTYHPPIVAREANSGDPHYETGTGTDTAIREGDFVLIDLWAKLNVPRGVYSDMTRVGYVGQQVPEKYTQIFQIVAEARDAAISLVERAFESDTPLQGWEVDQSCRNVIEQAGYGSAFVHRTGHSIGQETHGNGANMDNLETHEERLVLPQTCFSIEPGIYLPEFGVRSEVNVFIDELQKVHVTAGERQTEILPIMRVF; encoded by the coding sequence ATGTTTGAACTTTCAAAAGTGCAGGCTGCATTAGATCAATTTTCCCTCGATGGCTGGTTGTTCTATGATTTTCGGGGAAGCAATGTGTTGAGCAGAAGAATCCTGGATATCCCGGAAGATGCCATGGGATCGCGCCGCTTCTTCTATTTTGTTCCTCAGTCAGGACAACCAGTCAAACTGGTCCACCGTATTGAATCTGAAGCGCTTGACCATCTTCCTGGCGAAAAAATTGTCTATCTGAAATGGCAGGAACTGGAAGCCGGCATTGAAACGATGTTACGCGAAGTAAACTCGATCGCGATGGAGTATTCTCCACGAAATGCCAATCCCTATATTTCTCGAGTTGACGCCGGAACCGTAGAACTGGTGCGAGAATCGGTGGAGTCGATTGTTCCCTCGGGAGATCTGGTCCAACTCTTCGAGGCTGTCTGGGATAGAGAGCAATGGGAGCTGCATCAGAAAGCAGGAGTGGAGACAGATAAAGCATTTAAGATCGCCTGGGCTTTTATTGCCGGTCAGATTCGAGAGCAGGGGAGTGTGGAAGAAGCGGCGGTCTGCGATATCATCATGCAGCATTTTAATCAGACGGGACTGACAACGTACCATCCCCCGATTGTAGCGCGAGAAGCAAACAGTGGTGATCCGCATTATGAAACGGGAACCGGCACTGATACCGCAATTCGAGAAGGTGATTTCGTACTGATCGATTTATGGGCCAAACTCAATGTGCCACGCGGAGTCTATAGCGATATGACGCGCGTCGGGTATGTCGGCCAGCAAGTACCAGAAAAGTATACCCAGATCTTTCAAATTGTGGCTGAGGCGCGTGATGCTGCCATCAGTCTGGTTGAACGGGCATTTGAGTCAGACACGCCCCTGCAGGGCTGGGAAGTCGATCAGTCTTGTCGCAATGTCATCGAGCAAGCTGGCTACGGTTCTGCTTTCGTCCATCGAACTGGTCACAGCATCGGGCAGGAGACTCACGGCAATGGTGCCAACATGGATAATCTTGAAACGCATGAAGAGCGGCTCGTCTTGCCGCAAACCTGTTTCTCGATCGAACCGGGAATTTATCTTCCCGAATTTGGAGTGCGCAGCGAAGTCAACGTGTTTATTGATGAACTTCAAAAAGTCCATGTCACTGCAGGGGAGCGCCAGACAGAGATTCTACCAATAATGCGTGTGTTTTAA
- a CDS encoding HlyD family secretion protein, producing MPSELMDDYQVQNNLHEHHSSFGFRALLILMTALVGGIGCAQWVKGVRIATYVGSLQAPKTIITAKNDAIIQDIHVDEGQTVSSGEIIVTLFDQSLDKNWKAKQQELVALEAELKQSKAKSEVELALRNKEIESEVFNAKLKSSQYLKEQYIHQITNLAWQDFLQDYDSISSNGSKEEVFRSLVYESRLPDENRITAMLRQESARNSAEVFAARVKLCEEQMAELKAIQKKLPNQIRLAMGVEVIMNRLDQVKSELKQLESQREGLQLKAGRYGMVGNFEHEIGDPIQKGAPIVELFDKEHPYLIVEVPSRKISLFDEGTEVKIAFSGNAKGKGVVRKISEQAIQKPGLSETMILVYVEPAGRLWPNLPIGTTVDISLEK from the coding sequence ATGCCTTCTGAATTAATGGATGACTATCAAGTTCAAAATAATCTGCACGAACACCATTCTTCTTTTGGATTTCGGGCATTACTCATTTTGATGACTGCCCTCGTTGGAGGCATCGGCTGTGCTCAATGGGTGAAAGGCGTGCGCATTGCTACCTACGTTGGCTCTCTACAGGCACCCAAAACCATCATTACAGCGAAAAATGATGCCATCATCCAGGACATTCATGTGGATGAAGGGCAGACGGTTTCCAGTGGAGAGATTATCGTGACGCTCTTCGATCAATCTCTGGATAAAAACTGGAAAGCAAAACAGCAGGAACTTGTGGCACTCGAAGCAGAACTCAAACAATCGAAGGCAAAGTCAGAAGTTGAATTGGCATTACGGAATAAAGAAATCGAGTCGGAAGTCTTCAACGCGAAGTTAAAATCTTCGCAATACCTGAAAGAACAATATATCCACCAGATCACGAACCTGGCATGGCAGGATTTTCTTCAGGACTATGATTCCATTTCCAGTAATGGTTCCAAAGAAGAAGTGTTTCGTTCTCTGGTTTATGAAAGTCGTCTTCCCGATGAAAACCGCATTACGGCAATGCTACGACAGGAATCAGCTCGTAATTCTGCTGAAGTATTTGCAGCGCGAGTCAAACTCTGTGAAGAGCAGATGGCGGAACTGAAGGCGATTCAGAAAAAACTACCGAATCAAATTCGGCTCGCGATGGGGGTCGAAGTGATTATGAACCGCTTGGACCAGGTGAAGAGTGAGCTCAAACAACTGGAATCGCAACGCGAAGGATTGCAGTTGAAAGCGGGACGCTATGGCATGGTCGGAAATTTCGAACATGAAATAGGAGATCCTATTCAAAAAGGTGCTCCAATCGTCGAGCTGTTTGACAAAGAACATCCCTATCTGATCGTGGAAGTCCCCTCGCGGAAGATCAGCCTGTTCGATGAGGGAACAGAAGTCAAAATCGCCTTTTCTGGAAATGCAAAAGGGAAAGGCGTTGTTCGCAAAATTTCAGAGCAGGCGATTCAAAAGCCAGGCTTGAGCGAGACGATGATTCTGGTCTATGTCGAACCCGCTGGACGTCTCTGGCCCAATCTGCCCATTGGGACCACGGTCGATATCTCTTTAGAAAAATAA